The following is a genomic window from Planifilum fulgidum.
CACCTCACCTTCACCCAGTTTCATCCCCTCCTGTACGGATTGGAAGAGGGATACGCCTATTTCGTCCATTCCTATCACGTGCTGCCCGACAACCGGGAGGACATCCTGGCCGTGACCGACTATCACGGTCCGGTGACGGCCATCGTGGGCAGGAACCGGATTTTCGGCATGCAGTTTCATCCGGAAAAGAGCGGAACTCTGGGGCGGGAGCTGCTTCGCCGTTTCGCTTCCCTCTGCGAAGCGGAGGTGGGGACCCCATGAGTTTCACCCTCTATCCGGCGGTGGACCTGCGGGGAGGAAAGTGCGTCCGGCTGTATCAGGGAGATTACGGAGCGGAAACGGTTTACGACGAGGACCCGGTGAGAGTGGCCCGGAAGTGGCGGGCGGAGGGAGCCGGGTGGCTGCACGTGGTCGATCTGGATGCGGCCCGCACGGGGGAGCCGGTCAATTTGCCGGTGATCCGGGAGATGGCCTTAAGCGTCGACATTCCCCTTCAGGTGGGCGGAGGGGTCCGGTCGATGGAGAGGCTGGAGCTCTTGTTTTCCGTTGGCGTCGAGCGGGTGATCCTCGGTTCCGCCGCCATTGACGATCCCCGGTTTGTCCGGGAAGCCCTCGCCCGTTACGGGGATCGCATCGCCCTCGGCATCGATGCCAGGGGCGGCCGGGTCGCCACCCACGGATGGCTGAGGACCACCGAGGTGACGGCGGAGGAGCTGGCCAAGGAAATGGTCCGCCACGGTGCCGAAACCTTCATCTTTACCGACATTTCGCGGGACGGAACCCTGTCCGGCCCCAACGTGGAGGCCATCCTTTCCCTGGCCCGGGCCTGCGGGAAACCGGTGATCGCCTCCGGCGGGATTCGCGATGCGCAGGATCTGCTTCGACTGGCCCGGCATGCCGGGGAAGGCGTGGCCGGAGCCGTGGTCGGACGCGCCCTTTACACGGGAGGACTGGATCTGGGTGAAGCCTTGAAGCTTCTATCGCGGGAAAGGGGGGAGGACGGTCGGTGATCACCAAACGGATCATTCCCTGTCTGGACGTGAAGGACGGCCGGGTGGTGAAGGGAGTCTCCTTCGTCAATCTGAAGGATGCCGGGGATCCGGTGGAGCTGGCCGCGCTGTACGACCGGGAAGGGGCTGACGAACTGGTCTTCCTGGATATTTCCGCTTCCCAGGAGGGAAGGGGGACGATGGTGGATGTCGTCCGGGAGGCGGCGGCCGAACTGAGCATCCCCTTCACTGTGGGAGGGGGGATTTCTTCTCTGGAGGACATGTTCCGCCTTCTCCGCGCCGGTGCGGACAAGGTGTCGATCAACACCGCCGCCGTCCTCCGTCCGGAACTGGTGGAGGAAGGGGCGCGCCGCTTCGGCAGCCAGTGCATCGTGGTGGCCATCGATGCCCGCTGGGATCCCGGAAGAAAAGACTGGGTCGTCCACACCCACGGAGGCCGCCGTCCCACCGACCGGTTGGCGGTGGATTGGGCGAAGGAAGTGGTGGAACGGGGGGCCGGGGAGATTCTCCTCACCAGCATGGACCGGGACGGGCAAAAGAGCGGATTTGACCTGGAGCTGACCCGTCGGGTCGCCTCCAGCGTCCGCGTCCCGGTGATCGCCTCCGGCGGAGCGGGCGCCCTGGAGCATTTTTACGAGGTGTTTTCCGCCACCCCGGCGGCCGCCGCTTTGGCCGCGTCCCTCTTTCATTTCCAGGAGCTGCGGATCGGCGAAGTCAAATCTTATCTGAAGGAGAAAGGGGTGAACGTCCGTTGGCCCTGACCCTGGATGTTTCTCAGGTCCGTTTTGATGAACGGGGGCTGGTGCCGGCCATCGTCCAGGATGCCGTGAGCAAGGAA
Proteins encoded in this region:
- the hisA gene encoding 1-(5-phosphoribosyl)-5-[(5-phosphoribosylamino)methylideneamino]imidazole-4-carboxamide isomerase; translation: MSFTLYPAVDLRGGKCVRLYQGDYGAETVYDEDPVRVARKWRAEGAGWLHVVDLDAARTGEPVNLPVIREMALSVDIPLQVGGGVRSMERLELLFSVGVERVILGSAAIDDPRFVREALARYGDRIALGIDARGGRVATHGWLRTTEVTAEELAKEMVRHGAETFIFTDISRDGTLSGPNVEAILSLARACGKPVIASGGIRDAQDLLRLARHAGEGVAGAVVGRALYTGGLDLGEALKLLSRERGEDGR
- the hisF gene encoding imidazole glycerol phosphate synthase subunit HisF — translated: MITKRIIPCLDVKDGRVVKGVSFVNLKDAGDPVELAALYDREGADELVFLDISASQEGRGTMVDVVREAAAELSIPFTVGGGISSLEDMFRLLRAGADKVSINTAAVLRPELVEEGARRFGSQCIVVAIDARWDPGRKDWVVHTHGGRRPTDRLAVDWAKEVVERGAGEILLTSMDRDGQKSGFDLELTRRVASSVRVPVIASGGAGALEHFYEVFSATPAAAALAASLFHFQELRIGEVKSYLKEKGVNVRWP